Proteins found in one Drosophila busckii strain San Diego stock center, stock number 13000-0081.31 chromosome 2R, ASM1175060v1, whole genome shotgun sequence genomic segment:
- the LOC108597315 gene encoding protein goliath, protein MIISLVWLIFYYIQRFRYMQAKDQQSRNLCSVTKKAIMKIPTKTGKMTDEKDLDSDCCAICIESYRPSDIIRILPCNHEFHKNCIDPWLIEHRTCPMCKLDVLKFYGYVFLGSEESILEYEATAAAAAVVATTATAAPAAQSQPAPSALAERMRSRDFVLDFPRVFVLNSLPERSQSSLSLRQARDWMSMMSNKLEEQQGLRRRKDEMQQQLLSARDSTRQRRSRSADARYATGFFMRQQQQQQQLQSTTAEAGLRRTSSTQQLQQLTDASYAQSRQRQRETFDFARTRRRFMRRQSDEMSLQPLPRRAASETESGDHITIQINGEGVDLHD, encoded by the exons ATGATTATATCGTTGGTATGGCTGATTTTCTACTACATACAAAGATTCCGCTATATGCAGGCAAAGGATCAGCAATCG CGCAATCTTTGCTCTGTAACCAAGAAGGCCATTATGAAGATACCTACAAAGACAGGCAAGATGACTGATGAAAAGGACTTGGACAGCGACTGCTGCGCCATATGCATTGAGTCCTACAGGCCTTCTGACATAATAAGGATCTTGCCCTGCAA CCATGAGTTTCATAAAAACTGCATTGATCCCTGGCTGATTGAGCATCGCACCTGCCCCATGTGCAAGTTGGATGTGTTGAAGTTCTACGGCTATGTG TTTCTGGGCAGCGAGGAGAGCATATTGGAGTATGaggctacagcagcagcagcagcagttgtggcaacaactgcaacagctgcgccagcagctcAGTCGCAGCCTGCGCCAAGCGCTTTGGCTGAACGCATGCGCAGTCGCGACTTTGTCTTGGACTTTCCGCGTGTCTTTGTGCTTAACAGTTTGCCAGAGCGCTCCCAGAGCTCGCTGTCGCTGCGTCAAGCGCGCGATTGGATGTCCATGATGAGCAACAAGCTGGAGGAGCAGCAAGGCTTGCGTCGACGCAAGGATGAAATGCAGCAG caattgctaagTGCGCGCGACTCCACTCGACAGCGACGCTCACGCTCGGCGGATGCGCGCTATGCCACAGGATTCTTTatgcgtcagcagcagcagcagcagcaactgcagtcCACTACAGCTGAGGCTGGACTACGTCGCACCAGCTccacgcagcagctgcagcaattgacAGATGCGAGTTATGCGCAGtcgcgtcagcgtcagcgcgAAACTTTTGACTTTGCGCGCACGCGTCGTCGCTTTATGCGTCGCCAAAGCGATGAAATGTCCTTGCAGCCGCTGCCCAGACGTGCGGCCAGCGAAACTGAGTCCGGCGATCACATTACCATACAAATCAATGGCGAAGGTGTTGATCTGCATGATTAA